The following coding sequences are from one Lasioglossum baleicum chromosome 18, iyLasBale1, whole genome shotgun sequence window:
- the LOC143217787 gene encoding ras-related and estrogen-regulated growth inhibitor isoform X2: MLVCLSLSARTANWAHGTGSGKVFAVTNARSMTSNAIRGIRRKKSSLCEVKVAVIGAPGVGKSALTVRFLTRRYIGEYDHQSENRYKHEVLVDGEPILFEILDTCPKSEDELPSAETLQWADGLLLVYSITDRSSFNFVRKAKDTLAVADPEATMPLAMVGNKADMVHLRQVSTEEGEILAKDFECWFSEVSAAEQVTQVAESFHELCREVLAARRRNKQSLLDRMLGSKATRAYSRGKSDSALPKD; the protein is encoded by the exons ATGCTTGTTTGCCTCTCTTTGAGTGCGCGGACGGCCAACTGGGCACACGGAACCGGAAGCGGAAAAGTGTTCGCCG TGACAAATGCGCGGAGTATGACGTCAAATGCGATTAGAGGTATACGGAGGAAGAAGAGCTCGCTATGCGAGGTAAAGGTGGCTGTGATCGGAGCACCCGGAGTCGGGAAGAGCG CACTGACGGTGAGGTTTCTAACCAGGAGATACATCGGGGAATATGATCACCAGTCAG AGAACAGATACAAACACGAGGTGCTAGTCGACGGTGAACCtattcttttcgaaattttggATACCTGCCCGAAG AGCGAAGACGAACTGCCATCCGCGGAGACTCTGCAATGGGCTGACGGACTGCTTTTGGTCTATTCTATTACCGACAGGAGTTCATTCAATTTTGTACGAAAGGCGAAGGACACGCTTGCGGTGGCTGATCCAGAAGCCACGATGCCTCTTGCTATGGTGGGAAACAAAGCTGACATGGTACACTTAAGACAAGTTAGTACAGAAGAAGGGGAGATACTCGCGAAGGATTTCGAATGCTGGTTCAGCGAAGTGTCCGCGGCTGAACAG GTCACTCAAGTCGCTGAGTCTTTCCACGAATTATGCCGGGAGGTTTTGGCTGCCAGAAGGAGAAACAAACAATCTTTATTGGACAGGATGCTTGGTAGCAAAGCTACACGCGCATATTCGCGAGGGAAAAGCGATTCCGCGCTTCCGAAGGATTAA
- the LOC143217787 gene encoding ras-related and estrogen-regulated growth inhibitor isoform X1: MCRRGTLLDAGSKFFRFHGACANCSINVHPSLRRVSVGHGPHTLRSRSFSASIPLLSAAGRYEECAAYLNFRSKGNTRRMPRPINGDGPVSISIKPYTGTPVTNARSMTSNAIRGIRRKKSSLCEVKVAVIGAPGVGKSALTVRFLTRRYIGEYDHQSENRYKHEVLVDGEPILFEILDTCPKSEDELPSAETLQWADGLLLVYSITDRSSFNFVRKAKDTLAVADPEATMPLAMVGNKADMVHLRQVSTEEGEILAKDFECWFSEVSAAEQVTQVAESFHELCREVLAARRRNKQSLLDRMLGSKATRAYSRGKSDSALPKD, translated from the exons ATGTGCCGCCGCGGTACATTGTTAGACGCCGGGAGTAAATTCTTCAGATTCCACGGGGCATGTGCGAACTGTTCTATTAATGTACACCCATCTCTTCGTCGCGTCTCTGTCGGACACGGGCCGCACACACTTCGATCCCGCTCTTTCTCCGCTTCCATTCCCCTCCTTTCAGCCGCAGGTCGGTATGAAGAGTGTGCGGCATATTTAAACTTTCGTTCGAAGGGGAACACGAGGCGAATGCCTCGTCCGATCAACGGAGATGGTCCCGTTTCCATTTCGATAAAGCCGTACACCGGGACACCCG TGACAAATGCGCGGAGTATGACGTCAAATGCGATTAGAGGTATACGGAGGAAGAAGAGCTCGCTATGCGAGGTAAAGGTGGCTGTGATCGGAGCACCCGGAGTCGGGAAGAGCG CACTGACGGTGAGGTTTCTAACCAGGAGATACATCGGGGAATATGATCACCAGTCAG AGAACAGATACAAACACGAGGTGCTAGTCGACGGTGAACCtattcttttcgaaattttggATACCTGCCCGAAG AGCGAAGACGAACTGCCATCCGCGGAGACTCTGCAATGGGCTGACGGACTGCTTTTGGTCTATTCTATTACCGACAGGAGTTCATTCAATTTTGTACGAAAGGCGAAGGACACGCTTGCGGTGGCTGATCCAGAAGCCACGATGCCTCTTGCTATGGTGGGAAACAAAGCTGACATGGTACACTTAAGACAAGTTAGTACAGAAGAAGGGGAGATACTCGCGAAGGATTTCGAATGCTGGTTCAGCGAAGTGTCCGCGGCTGAACAG GTCACTCAAGTCGCTGAGTCTTTCCACGAATTATGCCGGGAGGTTTTGGCTGCCAGAAGGAGAAACAAACAATCTTTATTGGACAGGATGCTTGGTAGCAAAGCTACACGCGCATATTCGCGAGGGAAAAGCGATTCCGCGCTTCCGAAGGATTAA
- the LOC143217787 gene encoding ras-related and estrogen-regulated growth inhibitor isoform X3, whose translation MTSNAIRGIRRKKSSLCEVKVAVIGAPGVGKSALTVRFLTRRYIGEYDHQSENRYKHEVLVDGEPILFEILDTCPKSEDELPSAETLQWADGLLLVYSITDRSSFNFVRKAKDTLAVADPEATMPLAMVGNKADMVHLRQVSTEEGEILAKDFECWFSEVSAAEQVTQVAESFHELCREVLAARRRNKQSLLDRMLGSKATRAYSRGKSDSALPKD comes from the exons ATGACGTCAAATGCGATTAGAGGTATACGGAGGAAGAAGAGCTCGCTATGCGAGGTAAAGGTGGCTGTGATCGGAGCACCCGGAGTCGGGAAGAGCG CACTGACGGTGAGGTTTCTAACCAGGAGATACATCGGGGAATATGATCACCAGTCAG AGAACAGATACAAACACGAGGTGCTAGTCGACGGTGAACCtattcttttcgaaattttggATACCTGCCCGAAG AGCGAAGACGAACTGCCATCCGCGGAGACTCTGCAATGGGCTGACGGACTGCTTTTGGTCTATTCTATTACCGACAGGAGTTCATTCAATTTTGTACGAAAGGCGAAGGACACGCTTGCGGTGGCTGATCCAGAAGCCACGATGCCTCTTGCTATGGTGGGAAACAAAGCTGACATGGTACACTTAAGACAAGTTAGTACAGAAGAAGGGGAGATACTCGCGAAGGATTTCGAATGCTGGTTCAGCGAAGTGTCCGCGGCTGAACAG GTCACTCAAGTCGCTGAGTCTTTCCACGAATTATGCCGGGAGGTTTTGGCTGCCAGAAGGAGAAACAAACAATCTTTATTGGACAGGATGCTTGGTAGCAAAGCTACACGCGCATATTCGCGAGGGAAAAGCGATTCCGCGCTTCCGAAGGATTAA
- the Tfiiebeta gene encoding transcription factor IIEbeta, translating to MDPALLRERELFKKRALTTPTVEKKKREQEKDSSRDEPFKKKPKPSSVSSGPKLDMVNYKTMSGSTQYKFGVLAKIVKHMKARHQEGDDHPLTLEEILDETNQLDVGSKVKQWLQTEALIKNPKIDATHDGRFVFKAMYKIKDKKSLLRLLKQQDLKGLGGILLEDIQESLPHCDKHLKSLQNEILFITRPLDKKKIVFYNDKTAQFPIDDEFQKLWRAVAVDAMDDQKIDEYLEKQGIRSMQDHGPKKPAPIKRKKPINKRKQFKKPRDNEHLADVLETYEDGK from the exons ATGGATCCAGCATTGCTTAGGGAGCGGGAGCTCTTCAAGAAGAGAGCTCTTACAACTCCTAC ggtagagaaaaagaaaagggaaCAGGAAAAAGATTCCTCTCGAGATGAGCCGTTTAAGAAAAAGCCTAAACCATCTTCTGTGTCCAGCGGACCAAAGTTGGACATGGTCAACTATAAGACTATGTCTGGTAGTACGCAATATAAATTTGGTGTATTGGCAAAAATAGTGAAGCACATGAAAGCTCGACATCAAGAAGGCGACGATCATCCTCTAACATTAGAAGAAATTTTAGATGAAACGAATCAGCTAGACGTAGGATCAAAG GTAAAACAATGGCTGCAAACAGAAGCTCTTATCAAAAACCCAAAGATAGATGCGACGCACGATGGTAGATTTGTGTTCAAAGctatgtataaaataaaagataagaaATCTCTACTAAGGTTATTGAAGCAACAAGATTTGAAAGGTCTCGGCGGAATATTACTAGAGGACATACAAGAAAGCTTGCCGCATTGTGATAAACATTTAAAG AGCTTACAAAACGAGATATTATTCATAACTAGACCTTTAGACAAAAAGAAAATTGTCTTTTATAATGATAAAACAGCTCAGTTTCCAATagacgatgaatttcaaaaactATGGAGAGCTGTTGCAGTCGATGCAATGGATGATCAAAAAATTGATGAATACCTTGAGAAGCAAGGAATACGATCGATGCAGGATCATGGTCCTAAAAAGCCTGCTCCGATTAAAAGAAAGAAACCTATTAATAAGAGAAAACAATTCAAAAAGCCAAGAGATAATGAACATTTGGCAGATGTATTAGAAACGTACGAAGATGggaaataa